The following coding sequences lie in one Micromonospora sp. R77 genomic window:
- a CDS encoding DUF4192 domain-containing protein has translation MTPTDRPRLAVRSPADLIAAVPYLLGFHPTDSVVVVAMRGRRVVFAARADLPPPTAEPQQAARHLADVIARQHAAAATVVGYGPAARVTPAVDAVSDALAGAGLVVLDSLRVTDGRWWSYLCTEPDCCPPDGTPYDPGASEVSAAAVFAGQVALPDRAALTAQVAPVDGPVRVAMRQATARARSRLAELTEDLDETLVGGRSVRSAGVAAVRVALRRHRRGERLTDDEAAWLSVLLTRLPVRDHAWERTDGRDTDISLWTDVLRRAEPELTAAPGSLLAFAAWRAGLGALAAVALERVLAAHPDYSLALLLDDLLRRGVPPSELDGWPAVGLPGVVRRRARRRGVSRRTI, from the coding sequence ATGACTCCGACCGACCGCCCCCGGCTCGCCGTCCGCTCACCCGCCGACCTGATCGCCGCCGTGCCCTACCTGCTCGGCTTCCACCCCACCGACAGCGTGGTGGTGGTCGCGATGCGCGGTCGACGGGTCGTCTTCGCCGCCCGGGCCGACCTGCCACCACCCACGGCGGAGCCGCAGCAGGCGGCCCGGCACCTCGCCGACGTGATCGCCCGGCAGCACGCCGCTGCCGCCACCGTCGTCGGGTACGGCCCGGCCGCCCGGGTCACCCCGGCCGTCGACGCGGTCAGCGACGCGCTGGCCGGGGCCGGACTCGTCGTCCTCGACTCGCTGCGGGTGACCGACGGACGCTGGTGGTCCTACCTCTGCACCGAGCCGGACTGCTGCCCGCCCGACGGCACTCCGTACGACCCGGGCGCGAGCGAGGTCAGCGCGGCGGCGGTCTTCGCCGGGCAGGTGGCCCTCCCCGACCGCGCGGCGCTGACCGCGCAGGTGGCCCCCGTCGACGGGCCGGTCCGGGTGGCGATGCGCCAGGCCACCGCCCGGGCCAGGAGTCGGCTGGCCGAGCTGACCGAGGATCTGGACGAGACGCTGGTCGGCGGCCGGTCGGTCCGCTCGGCGGGCGTCGCCGCGGTCCGGGTGGCGCTGCGCCGGCACCGCCGGGGCGAGCGGCTCACCGACGACGAGGCGGCCTGGCTGAGCGTCCTGCTCACCCGGCTCCCGGTCCGCGACCACGCGTGGGAACGCACCGACGGGCGGGACACCGACATCAGCCTGTGGACCGACGTGCTGCGCCGCGCCGAGCCGGAACTGACCGCCGCCCCGGGGAGCCTGCTCGCCTTCGCGGCCTGGCGCGCGGGGCTCGGCGCGCTCGCCGCGGTGGCCCTGGAACGGGTGCTGGCCGCGCACCCCGACTACTCGCTCGCGCTGCTCCTCGACGACCTGCTCCGCCGGGGCGTACCGCCGTCCGAGCTGGACGGTTGGCCGGCGGTCGGCCTACCCGGCGTGGTCCGGCGGCGGGCCCGCCGACGCGGTGTCTCCCGCCGGACGATCTGA
- a CDS encoding YbjN domain-containing protein — protein sequence MTADHPSAPIGDRAGEAPEQYESILLDEPTTADLRAKVTEAWREFARALADRVRALPTGAHVELTLDPTASGTGDAVYSISVDVGDEGRLAARAVGNATLPPGYRLDRAAVADMIALGWSPPGVVEGSGEHFGLDCVTSESNRLAAVLSRTLRDVYGAPHPAFLVYLVHDAEGEPLPVEPMGTARSEFGPDRNIEADLDEALAAAATAQTGENDVLALEERVRTVVSTMLKSDSDQLQIDSDGDINIRAGSAMVFVRVRDNPPLVDVFSPVLTEVEPTERLYVKLSELTNRMPIGRLYCADDTVWASIPVFGRNFQATHLMLAVQVMTGLADELDDRLHGEFGGKRFFGEGDKPTRSESAEHRTGMYL from the coding sequence ATGACGGCAGACCACCCCTCGGCGCCGATCGGTGACCGCGCCGGCGAGGCGCCGGAGCAGTACGAGTCGATCCTGCTGGACGAGCCGACCACGGCCGACCTGCGGGCGAAGGTGACCGAGGCGTGGCGGGAGTTCGCCCGGGCGCTCGCCGACCGGGTGCGGGCGCTGCCCACCGGTGCGCACGTCGAGCTGACCCTCGACCCGACCGCCTCCGGTACGGGGGACGCCGTCTACTCGATCAGCGTGGACGTCGGCGACGAGGGGCGGCTCGCCGCGCGGGCGGTCGGCAACGCCACCCTGCCGCCGGGCTACCGGCTGGACCGGGCGGCGGTGGCCGACATGATCGCGCTCGGCTGGTCCCCGCCCGGGGTGGTCGAGGGCTCCGGCGAGCACTTCGGTCTGGACTGCGTCACCAGCGAGTCGAACCGCCTGGCGGCGGTGCTCTCCCGCACGCTGCGCGACGTCTACGGGGCACCGCATCCGGCGTTCCTGGTCTATCTCGTGCACGACGCGGAGGGCGAGCCGCTGCCGGTGGAGCCGATGGGCACCGCGCGGAGCGAGTTCGGCCCGGACCGGAACATCGAGGCGGACCTCGACGAGGCGCTGGCAGCCGCCGCGACCGCGCAGACCGGCGAGAACGACGTGCTGGCGCTGGAGGAGCGGGTCCGTACGGTCGTCTCCACCATGCTCAAGTCGGACTCCGACCAGTTGCAGATCGACTCCGACGGCGACATCAACATCCGGGCCGGCTCGGCCATGGTGTTCGTCCGGGTCCGGGACAACCCGCCGCTGGTGGACGTCTTCTCCCCGGTGCTCACCGAGGTCGAGCCCACCGAGCGGCTCTATGTGAAGCTCTCCGAGCTCACCAACCGGATGCCGATCGGTCGGCTCTACTGCGCCGACGACACGGTCTGGGCCTCGATCCCGGTCTTCGGCCGCAACTTCCAGGCCACCCACCTGATGCTGGCCGTGCAGGTGATGACCGGGCTGGCCGACGAGTTGGACGACCGGCTGCACGGCGAGTTCGGCGGCAAGCGTTTCTTCGGCGAGGGCGACAAGCCGACCCGGTCCGAGTCGGCCGAACACCGCACCGGCATGTACCTCTGA
- a CDS encoding fructosamine kinase family protein, with protein sequence MDLAYLRAHPEHLPTFLTHQRIRETPVPGGDSCAASRLTLDDGHSIFAKTWPEGAGRPAPADFFATEAAGLRWLRAAGTVAVPEVVVALPQLLALDWVETGEPTPEAAERFGRELAGLHRAGAPAFGAEWTGFIGAAPQDNTPDPGPWSEWFARSRLLPYLRMSVDNGALTGAGAALVEQVVERIGEVGGDEPPARIHGDLWPGNLLWGADDRVWLVDPAAHGGHRETDLAQLALFGGPPHLDRILAAYDEAWPLADGWRARVPLHQLHLLLVHTALFGGAYADAVGSAARAALGGAGRATVDR encoded by the coding sequence ATGGACCTGGCGTACCTGCGGGCACACCCGGAGCACCTGCCGACCTTCCTGACCCACCAGCGGATCCGGGAGACGCCGGTGCCCGGCGGCGACAGCTGTGCCGCCTCCCGGCTCACCCTGGACGACGGTCACTCGATCTTCGCGAAGACCTGGCCGGAGGGGGCGGGACGGCCGGCGCCGGCGGACTTCTTCGCCACCGAGGCGGCCGGCCTGCGGTGGCTGCGCGCGGCGGGCACGGTGGCCGTACCGGAGGTGGTGGTGGCGCTGCCGCAGCTGCTGGCGCTGGACTGGGTGGAGACCGGCGAGCCGACGCCGGAGGCCGCCGAGCGGTTCGGCCGGGAGCTGGCCGGGTTGCACCGGGCCGGCGCACCGGCGTTCGGGGCCGAGTGGACCGGCTTCATCGGCGCGGCACCGCAGGACAACACCCCCGATCCCGGACCGTGGTCGGAGTGGTTCGCCCGCAGCCGGCTCCTGCCGTACCTCCGGATGTCGGTCGACAACGGTGCCCTGACCGGGGCCGGGGCTGCCCTGGTCGAGCAGGTCGTCGAGCGGATCGGGGAAGTCGGCGGCGACGAACCGCCGGCTCGGATCCACGGTGACCTCTGGCCGGGCAACCTGCTCTGGGGCGCCGACGACCGGGTGTGGCTGGTCGACCCGGCGGCGCACGGCGGGCACCGCGAGACCGACCTGGCCCAGCTCGCCCTCTTCGGTGGTCCACCGCACCTGGACCGGATCCTGGCCGCCTACGACGAGGCGTGGCCGCTGGCCGACGGGTGGCGGGCCCGGGTGCCGCTGCACCAGCTCCACCTGCTGCTGGTGCACACCGCGCTCTTCGGCGGCGCGTACGCGGACGCGGTCGGCAGCGCCGCCCGTGCCGCGCTGGGTGGGGCCGGACGCGCTACCGTCGACAGGTGA
- a CDS encoding DUF6457 domain-containing protein: MTVMDEWVTAACAELGLDPAEVPVPVVLDLAKDVAHQVLRPGAPVSAYLLGLAVGRGADLATAAARLSGLAGTWPVELDGTTPAG; encoded by the coding sequence ATGACGGTGATGGACGAGTGGGTCACGGCGGCCTGCGCCGAGCTGGGGCTCGACCCGGCCGAGGTGCCGGTGCCGGTGGTGCTCGACCTGGCCAAGGACGTGGCCCACCAGGTGCTGCGCCCCGGTGCGCCGGTCAGCGCGTACCTGTTGGGGCTGGCGGTCGGTCGGGGCGCCGACCTCGCCACGGCGGCCGCCCGGCTCAGCGGGCTGGCCGGGACCTGGCCGGTGGAGCTCGACGGGACCACTCCCGCGGGCTGA
- a CDS encoding Lrp/AsnC family transcriptional regulator, whose product MQIDAVDQRIIALLVADARASYADIGTRVSLSAPAVKRRVDRLRATGVIRGFTAVVDPAAVGWTTEAFVELFCAGRTTPAQIGAAARRHPEVVGAYTVSGEADALVHLRAADISHLEDALERLRAESFVTSSRSTIVLSRLVESPGVGPSTG is encoded by the coding sequence TTGCAGATAGATGCGGTCGACCAGCGAATCATTGCGTTGCTCGTGGCGGACGCCCGCGCGTCGTACGCCGACATCGGCACCCGGGTGTCACTCTCCGCCCCCGCCGTCAAGCGACGGGTCGACCGACTGCGCGCCACCGGGGTCATCCGCGGCTTCACCGCCGTGGTCGACCCGGCCGCCGTCGGCTGGACCACCGAGGCGTTCGTCGAGCTGTTCTGCGCCGGCCGGACCACCCCGGCACAGATCGGTGCCGCGGCCCGCCGCCACCCCGAGGTGGTCGGCGCGTACACCGTCTCCGGGGAGGCCGACGCGCTCGTCCACCTGCGGGCCGCCGACATCTCGCACCTGGAGGACGCGCTGGAACGGCTGCGGGCCGAATCCTTCGTCACCTCGTCGCGCAGCACCATCGTCCTGTCCCGGCTGGTCGAGTCGCCCGGCGTCGGCCCCTCCACCGGCTGA
- a CDS encoding ABC transporter substrate-binding protein: MSQMNRRRALQLLAALGTTGLAAGCGPDSDGAGDEPGSAVKIGLIAPGTGPNKPIGDEITNGFELFLALNDQRLGGHPVTLVQADEGDSAKSAQTAADRLLKEGVVALTGVVGSTAMSGIRDMVEQARVPLIGSNASPASLQSVVYIWRTSYVLDEPGQALGDYLRQTLKAGDRLMIVAPEGQGSLDVIAGFRRGYEVGGVRLTDAPIITTNSASPSKGDFAPYIRRALNRKPTAIFCHYAGKPAVAFIKQLYDEGYQGRIYAPGFLTEGSVLGDLESETSTIEKYGIETALNYSADLNNTANRVFASAYRKTYNSSPTTYAMASYDAAQVLDKALRIAGPNPNPQQVNLALGQIGQIDSPRGAWQFNQPRTPQQKWYLRRVQKDGQLLSNVVISELATLG, from the coding sequence GTGTCGCAGATGAACCGTAGGCGGGCACTCCAACTGCTGGCCGCACTCGGCACCACGGGGCTGGCGGCCGGCTGCGGCCCCGACTCCGACGGCGCGGGGGACGAGCCGGGCAGCGCGGTCAAGATCGGACTGATCGCGCCGGGCACCGGGCCGAACAAGCCGATCGGCGACGAGATCACCAACGGTTTCGAGCTCTTCCTCGCCCTCAACGACCAGCGCCTCGGCGGCCACCCGGTGACCCTCGTGCAGGCCGACGAGGGCGACAGCGCCAAGAGCGCCCAGACCGCCGCGGACCGGCTGCTCAAGGAGGGCGTGGTGGCCCTCACCGGCGTGGTCGGCTCGACAGCGATGTCCGGTATCCGGGACATGGTCGAGCAGGCCCGCGTCCCGTTGATCGGCTCGAACGCCTCCCCGGCCAGCCTGCAGAGCGTCGTCTACATCTGGCGCACGTCGTACGTGCTGGACGAGCCGGGCCAGGCGCTCGGCGACTACCTCCGGCAGACGCTCAAGGCCGGCGACCGGCTGATGATCGTGGCCCCGGAGGGGCAGGGCAGCCTGGACGTGATCGCGGGCTTCCGGCGGGGCTACGAGGTGGGCGGGGTACGCCTCACCGACGCCCCGATCATCACCACCAACAGCGCCAGCCCGAGCAAGGGCGACTTCGCCCCCTACATCCGCCGCGCGCTCAACCGCAAGCCGACCGCCATCTTCTGCCACTACGCCGGCAAGCCGGCGGTCGCGTTCATCAAGCAGCTCTACGACGAGGGCTACCAGGGCCGGATCTACGCCCCCGGCTTCCTCACCGAGGGCTCGGTCCTGGGCGACCTGGAGAGCGAGACCAGCACCATCGAGAAGTACGGCATCGAAACGGCGCTGAACTACTCCGCCGACCTGAACAACACCGCCAACCGGGTGTTCGCCTCGGCCTACCGCAAGACCTACAACAGCTCGCCGACCACCTACGCGATGGCCTCGTACGACGCCGCGCAGGTGCTCGACAAGGCACTCCGGATCGCCGGACCGAACCCGAACCCGCAGCAGGTCAACCTGGCGCTCGGTCAGATCGGTCAGATCGACAGCCCGCGCGGGGCCTGGCAGTTCAACCAGCCGCGTACGCCGCAGCAGAAGTGGTACCTGCGCCGGGTGCAGAAGGACGGGCAGCTGTTGTCGAACGTCGTGATCAGCGAGCTGGCCACGCTCGGCTGA
- a CDS encoding beta-propeller domain-containing protein, with protein sequence MNRMTASATTGTLLALSLLAGSGVTLGAAVPEAASPTGTVRLVSYDSCAEALAGLRAAAAASVGPWGHGGGWRTFGGEGPAPAGPAPGGIAARPADVAGGAAEHSRTNSHEPGADEPDLVKTDGRRIVTVTGGVLRVVDPATRRQTGRLDLVDGQPGRWWPEANLLLHGDRALVLLRPGAPEAGPDQAGPVRRADRPDGPRLLLVDLTGPPTVVGTYRIRGSLLDARQTGATARVVVRSQPRFSFPYDERRDKTARTAANRAVIAKAGLDAWLPGYEWTDGVGTRHAGRVGCDRLSRPATGTGTALLTVLSFDLATGSLGDGDPVSVAADADTVYGTAGSLYLAGQTNPGWPTGRVGLRRPGPERTEIYQFDATGPGHPRYLAAGSVPGTLVNQYALSEWQGHLRVATTRTDGAAGATESAVHVLVRRGDRLAGTGRVDGLGRGERITSVRFLGGTGYVVTFRRTDPLHVLDLTDPTTPRLTGELKITGWSAYLHPVPGERLLGIGQEADELGRAQGLQLSLFDVHDPAHPTVLARHHQPYDTSAAEFDPHAFLFEPTTGLVALPVARGGLRLFTVTDRVIREIGTVTDRQGGAVTRSLLVDGRLWTVSDTGLTVTDPTTAHTLARLPWT encoded by the coding sequence ATGAACCGGATGACCGCCTCCGCCACGACCGGCACGCTGCTCGCGCTGAGCCTCCTCGCCGGCAGCGGCGTCACGCTCGGGGCGGCCGTACCCGAGGCGGCGTCGCCCACCGGCACGGTCCGGCTGGTCTCCTACGACTCCTGCGCGGAGGCGCTGGCCGGGCTGCGGGCGGCGGCCGCAGCCTCGGTCGGGCCGTGGGGCCACGGCGGCGGTTGGCGCACCTTCGGCGGCGAGGGGCCGGCGCCGGCCGGCCCCGCCCCCGGCGGCATCGCGGCCCGGCCCGCCGACGTGGCGGGCGGCGCCGCCGAGCACTCGCGGACCAACAGCCACGAGCCGGGCGCGGACGAGCCCGACCTGGTCAAGACCGACGGCCGGCGGATCGTCACCGTCACCGGGGGCGTGCTGCGGGTGGTCGACCCGGCCACCCGGCGACAGACCGGGCGGCTCGACCTCGTCGACGGGCAGCCGGGCCGCTGGTGGCCGGAGGCGAACCTGCTGCTGCACGGCGACCGGGCACTGGTGCTGCTGCGCCCGGGTGCGCCCGAGGCCGGCCCGGACCAGGCCGGCCCGGTGCGCCGCGCCGACCGCCCCGACGGGCCACGGCTGCTCCTGGTCGACCTGACCGGACCGCCCACGGTGGTCGGCACGTACCGGATCCGGGGGAGCCTGCTCGACGCCCGGCAGACCGGTGCGACCGCCCGGGTCGTGGTCCGCTCGCAGCCCCGGTTCTCCTTCCCGTACGACGAGCGGCGCGACAAGACCGCGCGGACCGCCGCGAACCGCGCGGTGATCGCCAAGGCCGGCCTGGACGCCTGGCTACCCGGCTACGAGTGGACCGACGGCGTTGGCACCCGGCACGCCGGCCGGGTCGGCTGCGACCGGCTGAGCCGCCCCGCCACCGGCACCGGCACCGCGCTGCTCACCGTGCTCAGCTTCGACCTCGCCACCGGTTCCCTCGGCGACGGCGACCCGGTGAGCGTCGCCGCCGACGCCGACACCGTCTACGGCACGGCCGGCAGCCTCTACCTCGCCGGGCAGACGAATCCGGGCTGGCCGACCGGGCGGGTGGGCCTCCGGCGGCCCGGGCCCGAACGCACCGAGATCTACCAGTTCGACGCCACCGGCCCCGGCCACCCCCGCTACCTGGCCGCCGGCAGCGTGCCCGGGACGCTGGTCAACCAGTACGCGCTCTCCGAATGGCAGGGGCACCTGCGGGTGGCGACCACCCGGACGGACGGCGCTGCCGGCGCGACCGAGTCCGCCGTACACGTGCTGGTCCGGCGGGGCGACCGGCTGGCCGGGACGGGCCGGGTGGACGGCCTCGGCCGGGGCGAACGGATCACCTCCGTACGCTTCCTCGGCGGCACCGGCTACGTGGTCACCTTCCGCCGGACCGACCCGCTGCACGTGCTCGACCTGACCGACCCGACCACGCCCCGGCTCACCGGTGAACTGAAGATCACCGGCTGGTCCGCGTACCTGCACCCGGTGCCGGGAGAGCGGCTGCTCGGCATCGGCCAGGAGGCCGACGAGCTGGGCCGGGCGCAGGGGCTCCAGCTCTCCCTCTTCGACGTCCACGACCCGGCCCACCCGACGGTCCTGGCCCGCCACCACCAGCCGTACGACACCTCGGCGGCCGAGTTCGACCCGCACGCTTTCCTGTTCGAGCCGACCACCGGACTGGTGGCCCTGCCGGTGGCCCGGGGCGGGCTCCGCCTGTTCACGGTGACCGACCGGGTGATCCGGGAGATCGGGACGGTCACCGACCGGCAGGGCGGCGCGGTCACCCGGTCACTGCTGGTCGACGGCCGGCTCTGGACCGTCTCCGACACCGGCCTGACCGTCACCGACCCGACCACCGCCCACACCCTCGCCCGCCTCCCCTGGACCTGA
- the ddaH gene encoding dimethylargininase translates to MVTVNQQRVPRKRTYLMCSPEHFAVEYAINPWMDVTAPVDAELAVKQWDRLRETLVGLGHEVHLLTPEAGLPDMVFAANGAFVVDGTVYGAQFKHEQRAAEAALHRAFYESRDWRFIAPSETNEGEGDFAYLPEAHGGLILAGHGFRTELPAHAEAQEALGRPVVSLRLVDPRFYHLDVALASIDDGNVVYYPGAFSAASQRVLTQLFPDAVHADDSDALAFGLNLVSDGLNVVLNSEASRLAGKLKAAGYHPVPVELAELKKGGGSVKCCIAELRD, encoded by the coding sequence TTGGTGACCGTGAACCAGCAGCGAGTCCCGCGAAAGCGGACATATCTCATGTGCTCGCCTGAGCACTTCGCGGTCGAGTACGCCATCAACCCCTGGATGGACGTGACCGCGCCGGTCGACGCCGAACTGGCGGTCAAGCAGTGGGACCGCCTGCGGGAGACGCTGGTCGGCCTCGGTCACGAGGTGCACCTGCTCACGCCCGAGGCGGGGCTGCCCGACATGGTCTTCGCGGCCAACGGCGCCTTCGTGGTCGACGGCACGGTCTACGGCGCCCAGTTCAAGCACGAGCAGCGGGCCGCCGAGGCCGCCCTGCACCGGGCGTTCTACGAGTCGCGGGACTGGCGGTTCATCGCGCCGAGCGAGACCAACGAGGGCGAGGGCGACTTCGCGTACCTGCCGGAGGCGCACGGCGGCCTGATCCTGGCCGGGCACGGCTTCCGGACGGAGCTGCCGGCGCACGCCGAGGCGCAGGAGGCGCTGGGCCGGCCGGTGGTGTCGCTGCGCCTGGTCGACCCGCGCTTCTACCACCTGGACGTGGCGCTCGCCTCGATCGACGACGGGAACGTCGTCTACTACCCGGGCGCGTTCTCGGCGGCCAGCCAGCGGGTGCTCACCCAGCTCTTCCCGGACGCGGTGCACGCGGACGACTCCGACGCCCTGGCCTTCGGGCTGAACCTGGTCAGCGACGGCCTCAACGTCGTGCTCAACAGCGAGGCCAGCCGGCTGGCGGGCAAGCTCAAGGCCGCCGGCTACCATCCGGTGCCGGTGGAGCTGGCCGAGTTGAAGAAGGGCGGCGGCAGCGTGAAGTGCTGCATCGCCGAGCTGCGCGACTGA
- the fdhD gene encoding formate dehydrogenase accessory sulfurtransferase FdhD has translation MGRATDRRGVQRIDLDAAADGRASVRRQDTLAVEEPLEIRVGPGGPGRRKPLAVTMRTPGDDLDLAIGFLLTEGLIRSTDDVHTAQLCAGAETPNTYNVVDVVLAPGVPEPVTDVSRNFYTTSSCGVCGKASIDSVRTRSRFAPADDPLVVPAGTLADLPDRLRAAQRAFDRTGGLHAAGLFTAAGELVALREDVGRHNAVDKVIGWAVRERRLPLAGHVLLVSGRASFELTQKAWMAGVPLLAAVSAPSTLAVELADEAGMTLVGFLRGRTMNVYTGAHRVRDTD, from the coding sequence ATGGGACGGGCGACTGACCGGCGGGGCGTGCAGCGGATCGACCTCGACGCGGCGGCGGACGGACGCGCCTCGGTACGTCGCCAGGACACCCTGGCCGTCGAGGAGCCGCTGGAGATCCGGGTCGGGCCGGGTGGTCCCGGCCGGCGCAAGCCGCTCGCGGTGACCATGCGGACCCCCGGCGACGACCTGGACCTGGCGATCGGCTTCCTGCTCACCGAAGGGCTGATCCGCTCCACCGACGACGTGCACACCGCCCAGCTCTGTGCCGGCGCCGAGACCCCGAACACCTACAACGTGGTCGACGTGGTCCTCGCCCCCGGCGTGCCGGAGCCCGTCACCGACGTGTCGCGCAACTTCTACACCACCAGTTCGTGCGGGGTGTGCGGCAAGGCCAGCATCGACTCGGTGCGTACCCGATCGCGCTTCGCCCCGGCCGACGATCCGCTGGTCGTGCCGGCCGGCACCCTGGCCGACCTGCCCGACCGGCTGCGGGCGGCGCAGCGGGCGTTCGACCGGACCGGCGGGCTGCACGCGGCCGGGCTGTTCACCGCGGCCGGTGAGCTGGTGGCGCTCCGGGAGGACGTGGGCCGGCACAACGCCGTCGACAAGGTGATCGGCTGGGCGGTACGCGAACGCCGGCTGCCGCTGGCCGGGCACGTCCTGCTGGTCTCCGGCCGGGCCAGCTTCGAGCTGACGCAGAAGGCCTGGATGGCCGGGGTGCCGCTGCTGGCGGCGGTCTCCGCGCCGAGCACCCTCGCCGTCGAGTTGGCCGACGAGGCCGGGATGACCCTGGTCGGCTTCCTGCGGGGCCGGACGATGAACGTCTACACCGGGGCACACCGCGTGCGCGACACCGACTGA
- a CDS encoding S9 family peptidase — translation MSTDPRDVLTRPAPAPDVTVAYGDRPDQLADLRRPAGSGPARPLVIVVHGGFWRAEYDRSHTGPMAAALAALGHPVAQVEYRRTGQPGGGWPGTLTDVLAGVAALPGLAAAALPGRVSAAPPILVGHSAGGHLALYAAAQAPATVGGVLALAPVADLAEAYRLDLDGGAVAALLGGGPAEVPDRYAATDPSALVPIRVRTVVVHGTLDRQVPIAMSRSWVAAARAAGSQATLVELPESEHFGLIAPGSSAWPTVLDALRSLHGDLRGIDAASPSR, via the coding sequence ATGTCCACCGACCCGCGCGACGTGCTGACCCGGCCCGCCCCGGCGCCGGACGTCACGGTCGCCTACGGCGACCGTCCCGACCAACTTGCCGATCTGCGCCGACCCGCCGGCAGCGGTCCGGCCCGCCCGCTGGTGATCGTCGTGCACGGGGGCTTCTGGCGAGCGGAGTACGACCGGAGCCACACCGGCCCGATGGCGGCGGCACTGGCCGCGCTGGGCCACCCGGTCGCCCAGGTCGAGTACCGCCGTACCGGGCAGCCCGGCGGGGGCTGGCCGGGCACCCTCACCGACGTGCTGGCCGGGGTGGCCGCACTGCCCGGACTGGCCGCCGCCGCACTGCCCGGCCGGGTGAGCGCCGCGCCGCCGATCCTGGTCGGTCACTCGGCCGGCGGCCACCTGGCGCTGTACGCGGCGGCGCAGGCCCCGGCCACGGTCGGCGGGGTGCTGGCGCTGGCCCCGGTGGCCGACCTCGCCGAGGCGTACCGGCTGGACCTGGACGGTGGGGCGGTGGCCGCGCTGCTCGGCGGGGGCCCGGCCGAGGTGCCGGACCGGTACGCGGCGACCGATCCATCGGCGTTGGTGCCGATCCGAGTACGCACAGTAGTCGTTCACGGGACGCTGGACCGTCAGGTCCCGATCGCGATGAGCCGCTCCTGGGTCGCCGCGGCCCGGGCGGCGGGTTCCCAGGCCACGCTGGTTGAGCTGCCCGAATCGGAGCATTTCGGTCTCATCGCGCCGGGATCGTCGGCCTGGCCGACAGTCCTCGACGCGTTGCGGTCCCTGCACGGTGATCTTCGGGGCATTGACGCAGCGTCGCCAAGCAGGTAG
- a CDS encoding molybdenum cofactor guanylyltransferase — MTYAAVVLAGGAARRMGGVDKPALPVGGRPMRDRVLAAVADAEPRVLVGPVDHAPAGVRVTREQPPGGGPVAATAAGLALLDAGTTTVALFAGDLPLLTPEAVADLLRRLAGSTADGVCHLDGDGRRQQLCGMWRVAALRAALDRLTAERGGTLDGAPFRALLGGLTVLEVPWSGSGPPPWFDCDTDEDVRRAEEWTR; from the coding sequence ATGACGTATGCGGCGGTGGTGCTCGCCGGCGGCGCGGCCCGGCGGATGGGCGGCGTGGACAAGCCGGCGCTCCCGGTCGGGGGTCGGCCGATGCGTGACCGGGTGCTGGCCGCGGTCGCCGACGCGGAGCCGCGCGTGCTGGTCGGGCCGGTGGACCACGCGCCCGCCGGGGTGCGGGTGACCCGCGAGCAGCCGCCCGGTGGTGGTCCCGTCGCCGCCACCGCTGCCGGGTTGGCCTTGCTCGACGCCGGCACGACCACCGTCGCCCTGTTCGCCGGCGACCTGCCGCTGCTCACCCCGGAGGCGGTGGCCGACCTGCTGCGGCGGCTCGCCGGGTCGACGGCCGACGGGGTCTGCCACCTCGACGGCGACGGTCGCCGGCAGCAGCTCTGCGGGATGTGGCGGGTCGCCGCGCTGCGGGCCGCCCTGGACCGGCTCACCGCCGAGCGGGGCGGGACGCTCGACGGTGCCCCGTTCCGGGCGCTGCTGGGCGGGCTGACCGTGCTGGAGGTGCCGTGGTCGGGCTCCGGTCCGCCGCCGTGGTTCGACTGCGACACTGACGAGGACGTACGCCGGGCCGAGGAGTGGACACGATGA